Genomic DNA from Actinomycetota bacterium:
GGAACGTCAGCGCCTCAGCGCCTCAGGGCTGGTTCTCGCCGTGGAAGATCTCGGAGACGCTGGTGTCCTCGAACACGGCCCGGAGTGCGCTGGCGATGATCGGTGCGATGGACAGCACGGTCAGCTTCTCCATTCGCTTGTCGTCCGGGATGGGGAGCGTGTTCGTGACCACGACCTGCTTGATGGGCGACTCCTCAAGCGTCTGGACGGCCTTGCCCGAGAACACGCCGTGGGTGGCGCCGGCGTACACCGCGGTGGCGCCCTGTTCCACCAGGGCCTGCGCCCCCCGGACCATGGTGCCTGCCGTGTCGATCATGTCGTCGATCAAGATGCAGGCCCGCCCGTCCACCGGGCCCAGGACCTCCAGGGCGTCGATCTTGTGCGCCTCGTGCTTGGACCGACGCTTGTAGATGTAGGCGAGGTCCGAGTGCAGGTGGTCGCGGAGGCGCTCCGCCACCTTGACCCGGCCGGCGTCCGGTGCCACCACGACGGCGTCCTCTCCGAGGCCGAGGGTGTTCTGGAAATGGTCCGAGAGCAACGGCAGCGCGGTGAGGTGGTCGACCGGGAAGTCGAAGAAGCCCTGGATCTGGCCGCTGTGCAGGTCCACCGACACCACGCGGTCGGCCCCGGCAGCGGTGAGGAGGTCGGCGACGAGCTTCGCCGAGATGGGCTCGCGGGCGAGGGTCTTCTTGTCCTGCCGGGAGTACCCGTAGTAGGGGATGACCGCGGTGATCCGCTTCGCCGAGGCCCGGACCATCGCATCGAGCAGCAGGAGCTGTTCGAAGATCGACTCGTTCACGGGCTGCGCGTGGGTCTGGATCACGAACACGTCGGCGCCCCGCACGCTGTCGTTGGGACGAACGTAGATCTCGCTCGACGCGAACCGGGAGATCTTGCATTCCGAGATCGGGATGCCGAGGTGGCCGGCGATCTCGTGGCCGAGCTCCGGATGCGCGGTGCCGGCGAAGATCATCAGGTGCTTCTTCGTCACGATCTCCACCGCGCGCCCCCTCTCAGGACCCCTGCGCCGAACCGCTGATCATTCGCTACCCTTCGTGCGGCCCCGCCGCTCGGCCCGCTTCCTCGCTTCCTTCCGGTCCCGGAACCCCGGGACGTTGCGCTGCTCCGCCCGTTCGATGGCGAGCGCCCCCGCCGGCACGTCCCGGGTCACCACCGAGCCGGCCCCGGTCATGGCCCGCCTCCCCACCTTCACCGGAGCCACCAGCATGGTGTCCGAGCCGATCTTCACCTCGTCCCCGATCACGGTGGGGTGCTTGTCCCATCCATCGTAGTTAACGGTGACGGTCCCCGCTCCGATGTTCGTGTTCCGCCCGATGGTGGCGTCGCCGATGTACGAGAGATGCGGCACCTTCGACCCGGGGCCGACCCGTGAGGCCTTGATCTCGACGAACGAC
This window encodes:
- a CDS encoding ribose-phosphate diphosphokinase, giving the protein MIFAGTAHPELGHEIAGHLGIPISECKISRFASSEIYVRPNDSVRGADVFVIQTHAQPVNESIFEQLLLLDAMVRASAKRITAVIPYYGYSRQDKKTLAREPISAKLVADLLTAAGADRVVSVDLHSGQIQGFFDFPVDHLTALPLLSDHFQNTLGLGEDAVVVAPDAGRVKVAERLRDHLHSDLAYIYKRRSKHEAHKIDALEVLGPVDGRACILIDDMIDTAGTMVRGAQALVEQGATAVYAGATHGVFSGKAVQTLEESPIKQVVVTNTLPIPDDKRMEKLTVLSIAPIIASALRAVFEDTSVSEIFHGENQP